The region ACATCCAGCCGTGGCAGGCAGATTCTATCCTGCGGACAGGGCCGAACTGACGGCAAGCATCGAAAGCAGTTTCCTTCACGACCTCGGACCGGGGCTTCCGGAACATCTCGGCAATGACAGGACGATCTCCGCCGCCATCTCGCCGCATGCGGGTTACATGGCGTCCGGCATGAACGCCGCCCACGTTTACAGAAAGATAGCGGAGGACGGACTGCCAGAAGCGTACATCCTGATAGGCCCGGACCATACCGGCGTGCCTTTCAAGGCCGTTATGTGCGATGAGGATTTCCTTACTCCGATGGGTCCCTGCAAGATACATGAGGACATAGCATCCGGGCTCAAGGAAACGGTCCCCTGCAGCTGCGCCGCCCACAGATATGAGCATTCCATTGAGGTGCAGATACCCTTCATACAATACATCGACAAGGATCCGAAGATCGTGCCGATCATAATGAGGGATCAGAGCAAAGCGTCCGCCGAAAAGCTGGCAGGGTCGATAAAGGAGGCATGCGGAGACAGGGATGTGATCATTATCGCATCCAGCGACATGGCCCATTACATCCCGAAAAAGGACGCGGAGAGACTGAACTCGACGGTCTTGGAACGGATCGCGGAAAGGGACGTCGACGGAATGTATTCGGCGGTGGAAAGGAACAGGATATCGGTCTGCGGATACGGCCCGATGGCGGCCGCCATCCTGGGATCGGAGCCGTCTAGGATAGAGGTGCTGAAATACTCAGACTCATGGGATTCGCTGAGATATGATATCAACTCGGTGGTGGGGTATGGGTCAGCCGTGATGTACAAATGAAAAGGTAAAAGAACGGGGCGAGGCCCCGCGTTCAAATGCGTTTCAGATATCTCAGGTTGGGTTCGTATACCAGACCTTTGTCCATAAGGACATTGGAGATCTCTTCGAGCTCCATGCTGGATATGCCCTCCGATTCTGCCCTTCTCTCGAGCTCGTCCCTGGGAGCCCCCTTCCCGTCCGTATCCAGTTCATCCAGTAGAGAAAGGATG is a window of Candidatus Methanoplasma cognatum DNA encoding:
- the amrB gene encoding AmmeMemoRadiSam system protein B; amino-acid sequence: MAGRFYPADRAELTASIESSFLHDLGPGLPEHLGNDRTISAAISPHAGYMASGMNAAHVYRKIAEDGLPEAYILIGPDHTGVPFKAVMCDEDFLTPMGPCKIHEDIASGLKETVPCSCAAHRYEHSIEVQIPFIQYIDKDPKIVPIIMRDQSKASAEKLAGSIKEACGDRDVIIIASSDMAHYIPKKDAERLNSTVLERIAERDVDGMYSAVERNRISVCGYGPMAAAILGSEPSRIEVLKYSDSWDSLRYDINSVVGYGSAVMYK